A window from Fragaria vesca subsp. vesca linkage group LG5, FraVesHawaii_1.0, whole genome shotgun sequence encodes these proteins:
- the LOC101305270 gene encoding protein LURP-one-related 4-like, whose product MAKVCPGEAPQVPSVTPYLSSSKRETYTIWMKSLVCNTNGCTVYNSSGQIVYRVDNYDRKCSKEVLLMNLQGKLLYTIRKKKLQAFERWDGYKWSGSCKFNKEEKPWFQVKRYSRMLMGSLACQITVGFEKYWIVRLTGKTTAGYRIVDIDGGVVAEAKKKLSSSGIVLGEDVLTLEMETRMDHSLIMAIVTAYGSICRKM is encoded by the exons ATGGCAAAGGTATGTCCTGGTGAAGCTCCCCAAGTTCCTTCTGTCACTCCCTACTTGAGCTCATCAAAGAGAGAAACATACACCATTTGGATGAAATCACTTGTATGCAATACAAATGGTTGCACTGTCTATAATTCCAGTGGCCAGATTGTTTATCGAGTTGATAACTATGACAGAAAGTGCAGCAAAGAAGTTCTTCTCATGAATCTCCAAGGAAAGCTTCTGTATACCATTCGAAAAAAG AAGCTGCAAGCGTTTGAACGATGGGATGGCTATAAATGGAGTGGGTCGTGTAAGTTTAACAAGGAAGAGAAGCCTTGGTTTCAAGTGAAAAGATATAGCAGAATGCTTATGGGAAGCTTAGCTTGTCAAATCACAGTAGGGTTTGAAAAGTATTGGATAGTGAGACTGACAGGCAAGACTACTGCAGGGTATAGAATAGTGGACATTGATGGAGGAGTTGTTGCAGAG GCAAAAAAGAAGCTGTCGTCTTCTGGGATAGTTCTGGGGGAAGATGTATTAACTTTGGAGATGGAGACTCGTATGGATCATTCCCTTATAATGGCTATTGTTACTGCCTACGGATCAATTTGTCGCAAAATGTAA
- the LOC101305564 gene encoding KDEL motif-containing protein 1-like, translating to MLRRSRFVRLFQLQGVRSCQSYSIFFFGLLTIAAILSSFCVHLSSDTTVQIDPFFTNQRQTCPTNYSTAFSTDRLDTLSNTTCPDYFRFIHEDLKPWKTTGITRTMVEKAKKTAHFRLVIVDGKAYVENYKKSIQTRDVFTIWGILQLLRRYPGKVPDLELMFDCNDRPVIRDYWWNPTQVPPLFRYCGDRWTKDIVFPDWSFWGWAEINMKPWESVLKDVKKGNERSKWMEREPYAYWKGNPLVAQKRRDLLKCNVSSTKDWNARLFIQDWILESLQGFKQSDVASQCTHRYKIYIEGTAWSVSEKYILACDSVTLLVKPKYYDFFTRSLQPMHHYWPIRNDNKCKSIKFAVDWGNNHKQQAQAIGKAASSFIQQELKMDYVYGYMFHLLNEYAKLSKFEPRVPKGATLMCTETLAFAADESEKKFMTESLVKSPSMTNPCTMPPSYEPQDLANLYRNNINSIKQVEKWEDKYWESIHNKQQ from the exons ATGTTGCGTAGATCTCGCTTTGTCAGACTGTTTCAGCTTCAAGGTGTAAGAAGTTGCCAATCGTACTCTATCTTCTTCTTCGGTTTACTAACCATTGCAGCCATTCTATCTTCTTTCTGTGTTCACCTT TCGAGTGACACCACTGTTCAGATTGATCCCTTCTTCACAAACCAAAGACAAACGTGTCCAACAAACTACTCTACAGCCTTTAGTACTGATCGTCTTGACACATTGTCGAACACTACATGCCCGGACTACTTCCGGTTCATCCACGAAGATCTAAAGCCATGGAAAACCACAGGAATTACAAGAACCATGGTGGAGAAAGCAAAGAAGACGGCGCACTTTCGGCTAGTGATTGTTGATGGAAAGGCTTATGTTGAAAATTACAAGAAGTCCATACAGACAAGGGATGTGTTTACCATATGGGGTATTTTGCAGCTTCTTAGGAGGTACCCCGGGAAAGTGCCTGACTTGGAGCTGATGTTTGACTGTAATGACCGTCCGGTCATCCGGGACTACTGGTGGAATCCGACGCAGGTGCCACCGCTGTTCCGGTACTGTGGTGATAGATGGACAAAAGACATCGTGTTTCCTGATTGGTCTTTCTGGGGCTG GGCTGAGATAAACATGAAACCATGGGAAAGTGTGTTGAAAGATGTCAAGAAAGGTAACGAGAGGAGCAAATGGATGGAAAGAGAACCTTATGCATACTGGAAAGGGAACCCATTAGTAGCACAAAAAAGGAGAGATCTCCTCAAATGCAACGTCTCGAGCACAAAGGACTGGAATGCTCGCTTGTTTATCCAG GACTGGATCCTTGAATCTCTACAGGGCTTCAAGCAATCAGATGTAGCAAGCCAATGCACACATAG GTACAAGATATACATTGAGGGAACTGCATGGTCTGTTAGTGAGAAGTACATACTGGCCTGTGATTCAGTAACATTGCTGGTAAAACCAAAATACTATGATTTCTTCACAAGAAGTCTACAACCAATGCACCATTACTGGCCTATAAGGAATGACAACAAATGCAAGTCCATTAAGTTTGCTGTAGATTGGGGAAACAATCATAAACAACAG GCACAAGCAATTGGGAAAGCAGCAAGCAGCTTCATTCAGCAAGAACTGAAGATGGACTATGTGTACGGTTACATGTTTCATCTACTAAATGAATATGCCAAACTATCCAAATTTGAGCCAAGAGTACCGAAAGGAGCTACACTTATGTGCACAGAGACACTCGCTTTCGCTGCAGATGAGTCGGAGAAAAAGTTCATGACAGAATCATTGGTGAAGAGTCCGTCCATGACAAACCCCTGCACCATGCCGCCTTCCTATGAACCCCAAGATCTTGCAAACTTATATAGGAATAACATCAATTCAATTAAACAAGTAGAAAAATGGGAAGATAAGTACTGGGAGAGTATCCATAATAAGCAGCAGTAA